The segment TCTTGTCGTTGAACAGTAGAACCAATCTCTTTCAACTGTCCATGACAGTCTGGACAAGTGCAGTCTTCGCCCTGCAATTCGTGATGAACAATCTCTGGAGTGAATTGACTAAAAATAGCCTGACGAACTCCCTTAGCTTTCTTGCGTTTATAAGTAATCGTTTCTGTTTCAACTGGGTAAGTCAGCTTCTTCTTCAGGGAGGCTTTCTTCCCCAAACAAGCTCAGCTGACCGGGTTGATACTCAACTTTCTCTGATGATTTTCCGTAGAGTTTCTGCCTCAGATAGTCAACCTGTTCTCGAAGGAGGGTTAGCTCATTGGTAAGTTGTTCAATCGTTGAGGTCTGTTGTTTAATAATTGCCAATAACTCATCCATACGATCGAGCCTCCTTCTTTTTATCTCATTATACACAAAGAAAAGCCATGATTTCAATAGAAATCACGACTTTTTGAAACATTTATTTTTGGAATGATAGAAAATCCTTTCATGAGCCAATCTACTTGTTCGGAAGTTAGAGCCTTGACCTCCTCTTCATTGTTTGGCCAGGTCAATTTCCCATTTTCAAAACGTTTATACAATAACCAAAATCCTTGTCCGTCCCAGTAAAGAGCTTTGAATCGGTCTTTTCGACCTCCGCAGAAGAGATAGACCTGACCGGAGAAGGGATCCAGATTAAATTGACTTTTGACAAGATAGGCGAGAGAATCAATCCCCTGACGCATATCCGTTTTCCCACAGACCAAGTAGACTTGACCTAAATCACTGAGTCGGATGGTCATAATGTAGCACCTTATCCAAGATAGTTTCCATTACTTCAGGATTGATAGATCGGAAGAATGTGACTTCCGTTTTTCCGAGACGAATTTTCATCAGAATATCGTTTCTGCTTTTCTTTTCAAAGCGGCGAGATTTGAGAATAGTCAATGGGACGATGGGCTGTGACATAAAAAATCCTCCAGTTTGTTTTTTATAACAGTATACTGGAGGAAGGAGTGATTGGATAGATACCTTGTTATTGGGCGGTTACACCATATTCCTAATAATCGTT is part of the Streptococcus suis genome and harbors:
- the tnpB gene encoding IS66 family insertion sequence element accessory protein TnpB (TnpB, as the term is used for proteins encoded by IS66 family insertion elements, is considered an accessory protein, since TnpC, encoded by a neighboring gene, is a DDE family transposase.), yielding MTIRLSDLGQVYLVCGKTDMRQGIDSLAYLVKSQFNLDPFSGQVYLFCGGRKDRFKALYWDGQGFWLLYKRFENGKLTWPNNEEEVKALTSEQVDWLMKGFSIIPKINVSKSRDFY